TTAGGCCGCTATTTTTTCTCACAAAAGCAAAACCAACCCCTTTAGGACCGTGGAATTTATGAGCAGCTGCAGCAATGTAATCTACAGGTATCTTCTGTAGGTCTATATTATAATGACCTATACTTTGTACCATGTCACTATGCACTAGTGCTCCATATGACTTACACATAGTCGCCACAGCTTCTATATCAATCATATTACCTACTTCATTATTAACATGCATTAAGCTCACAAGCGTCTTCTCTTCACTTGATTTTAGCATTTCTTCTAGATGCTTCTCATCTGGTGTCCCGCAGTTCTTGAGGTTTACGTACTCTAATTTGATATTATTAGTACGTGCTGCCTCTTCGGCTGCATGTAGGACTGCATGGTGCTCTATACGTGAAGTAATTATGCGTTGTATTCCTAAGTCGCGTGCTGCGCTATTTATTACAAGGTTATCTGCTTCTGTACCTCCAGAAGTGAAGAATATTTCTCCAGCAGATACATTGAGAATCTTAGCTACTGTCTTACGCGCATTTTCTACAATGCTTTTAGCACTGCGACCTACAGCATGTGTCGAGGATGGATTTCCAGATACATCACGCATTACTTGCATAATACGGTTAAGTACTTCCTCTCTTATTTGTGTAGTTGCTGCGTTATCAAAATAAACCTTAGACATAAGCGTTATTCATTAGGGATTTGCATACAAAAATAACCAAAATAACTCGAGACTGG
The genomic region above belongs to Dokdonia sp. Dokd-P16 and contains:
- a CDS encoding cysteine desulfurase family protein, producing MSKVYFDNAATTQIREEVLNRIMQVMRDVSGNPSSTHAVGRSAKSIVENARKTVAKILNVSAGEIFFTSGGTEADNLVINSAARDLGIQRIITSRIEHHAVLHAAEEAARTNNIKLEYVNLKNCGTPDEKHLEEMLKSSEEKTLVSLMHVNNEVGNMIDIEAVATMCKSYGALVHSDMVQSIGHYNIDLQKIPVDYIAAAAHKFHGPKGVGFAFVRKNSGLRPLIYGGSQERGLRAGTEGVHNIAGLETAMEYAYKNLEEESAYVKGIKDYFAERLQQEIPEAKLNGNCSNSEKSTYTLLNVCLPIASEKALLLLFQLDMKGISCSKGSACQSGSDKGSHVLQEILSGEDLGKPSVRFSFSKYNTKEEVDYVIGILKEILEGVPA